Genomic DNA from Trinickia violacea:
CCAACGGCCAGACGATCACGGTTGGCGCGTCCGACCCGTCGACGGACGTGAACATCGCCGGCGCCAATGGCGCACGCGTTCTGTCGGGCGTCGCCAATGGTGTGGCTCCGACCGATGCGGCCAACATCGGACAGCTCGACGCAGCAACGGCCAACACCCTGAATCAGGCGAATGCCTACACCGACCAGGCCACGAAGTACTTCAAGGCCAACTCGACTGGCGCGGGCTCCGTCGCGAGTGGTACCGATACGGTCGCGATCGGCCCATCGGCTGTCGCATCCGGTTCCAGCGCGATCGCGATGGGCAACGGGGCGCAGGCCCAGGGTACGGAGTCGATCAGCATCGGCACCGGCAACGTGGTGACCGGCAACAACTCGGGGGCGATCGGCGATCCGAACACGGTCAGTGGCAGCGGCTCGTATGCGGTCGGCAACAACAACACCATCGCGAACAACAACACGTTCGTTGTCGGCAACAACGTCACCACGACGCAAGACAACAGTGTTGTGGTCGGCAACGGCTCGGCAGACCATGCAGCGGTGGCGGTGTCCGGCATGACGCTTAACGGCACGACGTACGGCTTTGCGGGCGTCGCGTCGACAGCCAACGGCGTGGTGAGCGTGGGCGCATCGGGCGCGGAGCGGCAGGTCATCAACGTCGCAGCCGGCCAGCTGTCCGCTTCGAGCACGGATGCGGTGAACGGCAGTCAGCTCTACGCGACCAACAAGGCTGTCAACGCCCTGGGGGGCGTGGTGGGCAATCTCGGCACGTCGACAGCTTCTGCACTGGGTGGTGGTGCAACGTACAACAGCGGCACCGGCACCATCAGCGCGCCGTCGTACACGATCCAGGGCAGCACCTACAACAACGTCGGTGCCGCGCTTTCAGGGCTCGATGGTTCGGTCACGAACCTCGTTCAGGGCCACTCGGGCCTCGTGCAGACCAACGGCCAGACGATCACGGTCGGAGCGAATGACACATCCACGCTCATCGACGTGTCGGGGGTCAACGGCGATCGCACGATCACCGGCGTCGCACCTGGCACGGCCCCGAACGACGCCGCGACCGTAGGCCAGGTGGGCCAGGGCGTACAGGCCGCGAATGCCTACACGAATCAGCAGATCGGCATCGTGAGCCGTCAGTTGAACGCGCTGGGGGCTGCGGCAATGGCGGCGACCTCGCTGATTCCGAACGCGCGTGCAGAAGGTGTGTTCCAGGTGTCGGCTGCCGCAGGCACGTACGGCGGCCAGACGGCGCTTGCCCTTGGCGCGAACTGGTGGCCCTCGGACCGGCTGCTGGTGAACGCGCATGTGACGCGCTCGACGGGTTCTGGCGGCAGCGTTGGCGCGTCGGTTGGCGCCACGTTCGGCTTCTGATTGATACCAGGAGCCGAAACGATGAAAGCAAACCTCGCATGCGCGCTCGCGCTTGCGGGGCTCCTCGCGAGCCCCGCGTTCGCCAGCGTGCGCAGCCAGGCCGACGCGTTGATGCCGGCTGCACAGGCAATCGCCGACCCTTACCAACGCGGCCAGGCCGAAGGCTGGCTGGAGATCGCGGCCCGCCAGGACGGGCAGGTGCTCGTCTCGCACACGTACAACGACGCCGCCCCCAAGGCCCTCCAGAACGCCCGTCATTTCATCGACGGCAGCGTGCCGTTCGCGCCGATCTATGGCGAGAAGCATTGGCCCACCCGCGAAAACTGGGTCAAGGCGATTCGCGAGATCGAGGCGGTCAATGAGCGTGCGTCGGCCTCGACCTGCAAGGGCGAGTCGGCGGGGCGCCTGTCGGCCCTGACCGATGAAGTCTGGAAGGAACAGGACGAGACGCACGGCACGCGGTGGGTGCATGGCTGGGCGCAGATCGAACGGGCCAAGCGTCTGTCAGAAACCGTCGACGCCGAGCTTGCGCAGTGCTCTGCACCTGCCGCGCCGGTCGCACAAGCGGTGCCTGCCGCTCCGCCAAAAGCTATCGAGCTCTCCGCCGACGCGACGTTCGGTTTCGATAGCGCCATGCTCAAGCCGCAAGGCCGGGCGGCTATCGACGCACTGGCGAAATCGATCGCTGACGCAGGCAAGGCTGATGTGATCACGGTGACGGGCTACACCGACCGGCTCGGGTCCACCGCGCACAACCTCGAGCTGTCCCGCCGGCGGGCACAGACGGTCGCCGACGCCCTGAAGGCTGACGGCGTGCAGGCCTCGCGCATTGAAGCCCGCGGTGCTGGCGCGGCCTCGCCCGTGGTCAGTTGTCCGGGGGCGCGATCCGCAAGGGTTATTGCCTGCTTGGCTCCGAACCGGCGTGTCGAGGTCAGAGTGTCGGGTACGGCCGCGCATGCAAATGCGGGGCAGGACTGATAGGGAAAGCGGTCCGGGCGAGAGTCCGGACCCGACGCACAGGGAAATTCAGACTATGTTCCTCAAAGATCAAGAACGAATAGCACTACTCAATGCCTCGCTGACACCGGATGAGCTCGATCGTGTGATTTCGACCGTCCAGCAGCGCAACCCGCACGCGTTTCATACCCAGGAGTCGCTTCACACACGCGTGTTCTTCAACCAGCCGTTACATGGCGAGCCATGCAAAGGGTTCATTCACTTTGCGCCGCCTCAGCCCGGCAATCGATAGGAGACGCCATGCGAAAGAGACTTGATCAACTCGCATCGGCATTCACCGCTTGCCACTGGGCGAGGGCGGCTGTACTGGCACTGGCGATGTCAGCGGGGGCCATCCCCGCTCACGCGCAGTTGGCAGGCCTGCTGAACAGCCTTGTCGACTCACATCAGGCTGCCGCGTCAGCTGCGCCGCAAGTCGAGGTGGGCTTTTCACCGGAGGGCAGTGCCGAGCAATTGGTGCTACGGGCGATCGCAAGCGCGCACAAATCGGTCCGCGTCGCGGCCTACTCGTTCACGTCGGCCGAGGTGGTGCGCGCGCTTGTCGCGGCGAAACGCAACGGCATCGATGTCGCGGTGCTGGTCGACGAGAAAAACAACCTTGTCGAAGATCGTTCCGGCAAGGCGCGCGCAGCGCTCAACCTGCTCGTCAACGCCGGCATTCCGACTCGCACGATCGGCGTGTACCCGATCCACCACGACAAATACGTGGTGGTAGACGGCGAAACGGTGGAGACGGGCTCGTTCAACTACAGCAGAGCAGCTGCCTCGTACAACAGCGAAAACGCCCTGGTCATCTGGCACGACCCGGCGCTGGCTGCGCAGTACCTCGCCCACTGGCAAAGCCGGTGGGAGCAGGGTGTGCCGTACCGCTCCACCTATTGAAGCTTAACCCCTCTATACGGGAGAACGTTCCATGTTGTCGACCATTACGACCTTACTGCAAACGCTCGCGCAAGCCATCTTTGTGAGCTACGGCCCCTACATCTTCATGATCGTGCTTGGCATCCTGGTGATCATGGTCGCGAAGGGCTGGGTGCCGATGAAGGGTGCCGTTATTGCGGCGGTTGCATGCTTCGTGTTCTTCATGGTGCCGAGCCTCGTGCGCTACGCGGCATCGATAGCCCAGGCACAGATCTGAGGGGCTGCCATGCGGGACGTCCATGAAATCGCCAAAGGCATGGTTCAGCCGTGGATGATCTGCGGGTGCCTTGCCGAGCTTTTCCTCGGCTCGATCGCGCTGCCGGCGATTGCCTTCATGTTCCTGAAGTGGTGGCCGGTGGTGTTCGCGATTCCGCTGCTGATCGTCGCCTCGTACCTTGCCACGGCGAAGGACATGTATCGGGTGTCGGTGCTTTTCCATAGCGCTGCGCGTGCAATCAGCGCGCGCAGCATCCGCAACTGGGGAGGCGCACGAACCTATGTCCCTCGCTGAGTTCTTTGATCATCACTTCGATGGCGCACCGCTCGAGCGGCGCAGTCCCTCCGAGCTCGACGATGCGGCCGATCCGGGTGTATCAGTCGAGCTGCCATTTGGGCTGAACGCGTACTACAACGACCATACGCTGCGGACACTGGACGGCAGTCTCGTTCAGATCGTGCGCCTCGAGGGCCTGTACGCGGAGATGCTCGACGAGGACGCGATCCGAGCCTATAAGATCCAGCGTCAAACGGCATTCGATGCCATCGCCGACAGCAACATCGGCATCTACGTCTACGACGTGCGGTTGGAGTCGCGCCGCTGGCCGTCGGGCACGTACCGCAACTGGTTCGCCCGGTACGTCAACGAGCGGCTGAAGGCGCGTCTCGCGGCGAATCCGCTATACCAGCACGAGATCTACCTCGCGGTCGTTCGCTACCGCCATTACAGCGGTGTCGTGGGCCGCATCGAGCGCGTGTTCAACCTGTTTTCGCTGGATGGGGCGAACGGCAAGCTCGAGTCCGAGGAACGCCAGGCGCGCGATCTGACCGAGAAGGTCGACTCCCTCTTCAAGTCGCTCGCGCATTATGCGCCGCGACGCCTGGGGCGTGTCACGGAAGACATTGGCGAGTGTTGCGAGCTCGCGCGCTTCCTGCGTTATCTCACCACGCTCGAGGACGGCCCGGTCCTCGCCAACTCGTGGAACCTCGCGCAAGCGCTCGCTACGGCCTACGTGCATTTTGGGCGCAATCCGCTGCTGGGCCGGCAGGTGTTCGAGGCGCGGGGAATCAATCACCACCGCATTGGCCAGATGCTGGCGATGTCGCGCTGGCCGGACGGTGCGATGGCGGGGATGGCCGACGCGTTTCAGAAGCTGCCCGCCGAGCTGATCGTCACTCAGAAGTTCTTTCCAATCGACCGGCTCGACGCAAGTGCGGCCGCCTCCACAAGCGAAGCGCGCCTGTCGCACGACCGGACGACAGTCGACATGTCCGCGCAGGTGACGGCCATGCGCCGCCGTCAGGCGGCAGGGTCGGCCGTGCTCGGGACGCACCATATGAGCGTGCTGGTCCACGTGCCGGTGACGGGTGACACCGGCAAAGCAGCGAGCGAGGCGCTGACCAAGCTCGATGACAGCGTCGGCAAGGTGGGCGAGTGCTTCAAGGCGTGGGGCATCAAGCCCGTTGTCGAGACGGCGGGCATGGAGCGAGCGTTCTGGTCGCAAATCCCGGGCGCCGCCAAACGCCACAACGGCCGAATCGGCAAGATCGAGACCATCCACTTTGCGTGCTTCGCCTCGATGCACAGTTTTCCGCAAGGACGGCGCAGCGGCAACCTGTGGGGCGATTGCCTGATGGTCCTGCCAACCGAAGGGCGGACCGGCTATCACCTGAATGTGCACGAGGAGCGCCCGGGGATGGTGCCAGGGCACTTTAATGCGGCCGCGAAGACGGGCGTCGGTAAGACCTTCTTTGTGGCGCTGTTGGTGGCCCTGGCTGACAAGGTCGAGCCACGCGTGCACTGGTTCGATCGGGAGAACGGCGGGACGGTGTTCATGGAAGCGATGGGCGGCGTCGACGTGGTGTTAAGCCTCACGCGCTCGCTGGGCAATCCCTGCCGGATGCCCGACACCGAACAGAACCGGCTGATGCTGCGCGAGCTGCTGCAGATGATGGCGACCTGCTACGGCTACGAGCTGACGGTTGACGACATCGAGCGCATTGACGCGGCGGTCACCGACAACTTTGAGAACACGGCCTTCGAGGATCGGCGGCTGTGCAACCTCGCCTGGCGGTTCGGCACCCGCAATTCGCCTCTCTATAAGGCGCTCGCGATCTGGCACAGCGACGGCGCGAACGCCGCGGTGTTCGACAACGAGGAAGACGCGCTCGACATCACGCAGCACCGTCACTACCGCTATGAGATGCGCGAGCTGATGAAGGACAAGGAGGCGCGTCCCGAGCTGCCGGTGCTGCTGAACTACCTTACGCATCGCATCGAGCAGTCGCTCGATGGCGACCCGGCCATGATCATCTGGGACGAAGCCCAGATGCTGATCAGGAATCCGTTCTGGCAGACCAAGATCGAGACGTATCGCGAGACGTTCCGCCGGCGCAACTGTGTGACGGGCTTCATTACGCCGGAGCCGTCGGCGCTCTATCGCCACGTCGCCGCGGTCAGGAATCAGGCCGTCACGAGTTTCTATTTCGCGAACGACAAGGCTGACCGGCGGGATTACGTCGAGAACCTCGATTGCACGGATAGTGAGTTCCGTTTTATCCGCGACACCTCGCCACTTGACTTCAAGGTGCTGATCAAGAAGGGCACCGGGGTGAGTGTGCGCGCGTCATTCGACCTGTCCGACGTGCCCGAGCTGATCGCGGTGCTCTCGTCGAACGACAAGGCGGTCGAGCTCATGTACCGCGTCCGTGAGGAGCTCGACTCCACTGACCCCGAAGTCTGGGTTCCCGTCTACATGCAGCGCGCGCTCGCCGAGCGCACGCACAACGTCAATGGAGGCAAATCATGAAACGACAAGGCGTGCAATGTCACATCGCGGCCGCACTGCTGTGCGGCGCCGTGCAGATCGCATTCGCTCAGGGCGTGCCGGTGGGCAACGCCACCGAGCAAGCCCAGCTGCAGGTCAGCCTGACCCAGCAGCTGGCGCAGATCGGGCAACTCGCGCAGCAAATCGATCAGATGAAGCAGCAATACAGCGCGATCACTGGCTCCTACGCGCGTGGCGCGCAGGGACTGACGAGCGCGATTACCTCATCGTCGGTCGTGCCCGGCAGCTGGCAGGCCGTCGTCGCGCAGCAGCAGAGCGGCGCGTATGCCAGCCTGCAGGCCCCCTACGAGAAGGTGATGAATTCGCTGTCGCCGTCATCGTTCTCCGACGCATCGCAAGGCGCGACGTACCAGCTCAACACCGATTCGACGCGTGCGGGCCTGACGATGAGCGAGGCGCTTTACAACGAGGCGCAAACGCACTTGAACAACTTCGAGCAGCTCGCGCAGCAGGTCGATACGACCGCAAACGTGAAGGATGCGGCCGACCTGCAGAACCGGATGACCGCCGAGCTCGGCATGGCCCAGGCGGCGCAGACGAAGCTGCAGGCGCTCGGCGCTCGCCTTCAGGCGGCCCAGCTGAACAGCAGCAACCAGGCCGATGCGGTGCGCGCGCGGTTCTTCAACCAGACGCAGGGGACCACGCAATGAAACGAGCCTTCAAGATAGCCGTTGTGCTCGCCTGCCTGCTCACAGGCTGTGCCCATTCCGGCGCGATCGATAAATCGCCCTGCGCGTGCGACTTCCATCGCATTGGGCAGATGGAAACGACAGGCTGAGGAGCCGGACATGAGCAACAACGCGGTCTTCGACTTCATCCAGAAGATCTATGACGCGATGACAGCGGGCATGGCGACACTGGTCGCGAAGGACTATCCGCTGCTCGCGGCGAAGGTGATGCCGATCGCACTGGTGGCGGCGATGATCTGGGTCGCCGTCAAGGTGATCCGCGTGCATTCCGGACGCGACCCGGCCGATATCTGGCCGTTGCTGCGCATGGTGTTGACGATTCTGGTCGTCTTCAGCGGCCTGAACTGGGGAGGACTGGGCGGCAAGGTTTTCTACGCGTTTTCCGAGTTGCGCGACGACACCGTGAGGGCCTTCATGGGCGGTAAGACCACGCTCCAGTACGTGCAGACGGTGTGCGGGAAGGTTGGTGTGCTAGCGGACTCCATGATGAATCAGTCGGCGTGGAACCTCGGCATCGTGTTGCTCGGCGTGATCCTCACGCTGCTCGACTGCCTCCTCGCGCTTGCGGTGCTGGTGCTCAATGTCGCCTCGGTGATGGGCCTGGGCATCACGGCGGTGCTCGGACCGCTCTTCTTTCCACTGCTCTTCTGGAGTGCCACACGCGGCTACGCGATGAACTGGTTCTCCGCGATGTTCAAGTTCGCGCTCGTCGGGATCCTGCTTGGCGTGACGGTGGTGTTCTCGTTCCAGGTCGCAGTGAACCTGATGGACTCCACCGTGGTGCCGTCTTTCGCGCAGCACACGGCCGACGCGATGGCCGCGATCGTCATGGTGGGCTTCCTGATCCTCTTTGTTTGGCTCGGCGTCAAGCCGCTCGCCTCCGCGCTCGCCTCGAGCGGCGCGGCCGCCGGGGGTGTCGCGGAGATGGCCGCGGGCTTTGCGGTGTCGCAGATGCTGCAGAAGTTCCTGGCTCCCGTTAAGCCGGATCCTCCTAAGCCGGATCCTCCTCCGGCGCCTGCCAATGGACCGGGCGGCTCGCCCAATAGCAGCACGAACAGTGGGGCGATGGAGGCGATGCAACACGCGCCGTCGGGCGCAGGGCAACCAGGCGAGGGATCGAGATGGTAAGCGCAATGTTTGGAAAAAAGACAAAGGCAGCACGTGATGCCGCAACGACAAGCACGGGCCTGCGCGCGGAGTCGTACGAATCGATCCGTGTGTCGCGTAACCGCGCGTGGTTGCTCGCGGTGGCGGCCTGGCCGGTGGCCCTGCTGGGTGTCGGCTCCGGCGTGCTCGAGAAGGCCAACGAAGGTTACGTGCCACCTGTCGTGTTGACGATCGAAAGCGGTCACGTGTCAAAGAGCGAAGTGGGCACGCCTGCGGTGCTGCTCACCAAAGACGCGATCATCGAAAGCGAGCTCGCGCGGTATCTGACCGAACGCTTCACGCTCGATCGGCACTTCAGGGATGAGCACATCACGTATGTGCAGCTGCATTCGTCCGCCGATGTCGCTGCGCAGTTCAACCACGAGATGGACGCGAAGAACCGCGAGAACCCGTACTACAGCATGCCCGACAACGCGGTGCGGCGAGTGAGCAACGTCCGCATCCGGATTCTCGATCGCGATGCAAAGAAAGCCGAAGCGACGCTCACGACCTTTGTTGACGATGGCGCTACGAACGCGCCTCGGACGTACTGGCATGTGCTCATGCACTACGACTTCGTGCGCCAGGCGCTCACGCCGGAGGACCGATACGTCAACGGCAACGGCTTTGTAACGACGGCATTCGAGAAGAACACCGAACCGGGTCCGGCAACCGTTGCTGGCGTTGGCACGGCTAACTGAGACCGCTAACTGCGACCGATTAGAGGAGCAAACATGAAACATCGAGTTCGACGAATTGCCGTGGCCATTGTCGCAGTGACGGCCGTCTTGGGTTCGGGCCTCGCGCACGCCGCAAAGGTACCGCGGGCGCTCGAGACCGATAGGCGAGTGCGCGAGGTGCGCTACGACCCGAATCAGGTCTACGAGGTGACGTCGACCTACGGCTACACGACGACGATCGAGTTTGGCGCGAACGAACGCATTCTCAATTCGGCGCTGGGCGACACGATCGGGTTTGAAGTCGGCAAATTCCGCAATCACCTCGTGCTTAAGCCTGTGGAGGCGGACGCACAGACGAACCTGACGGTGACCACGAGCGCGCACGTCTACTACTTCCACCTGACGAGCTCGAGGAGCGCGGCCGGCGCAGTGTACGTGGTGCGCTTCATTTACCCGGACAATGGGGATCTAGGTGATGTCGGTTCTGGCGATGGGAATGGCTCAGGTTATGCCGCCGGCGGCGACATGCAGCCTCGGGTGGTCAACCGCGATTACCAAGTGTCTGGTGACGAACGCAGCTTTGGCCTGCAGCGTGTCTTCGATGACGGCCAGTTCACGTACTTCCTCACAGTGGGCAACAAACCCAAACCGATGATTTACGTGGTGCAGTCCGACGGCACCGAGGCGCTCGCCAATACGCGCCGCGAGGGCCCGTACCTCGTGGTCGAGCAAATGGCGGACCGTTTCACGCTGCGCGATGGCCCGAACGTGTTGTGTGTCGCTCGCACGTCGCACGCGGGTGCGATGTCCGGCCTGTCGAACGATAACGGGAGGGTTCAGCGATGAGCGACCGGCCCGAGGACCCAAACAGCGAGGCGGGGAATCCGACGCAGGAGCGGCGTGCCGCAGCCGATGCGCTGCGCCGCACGTCGCTTGCCGCCGACCCGTCGCACGCGCGACGCAAGGCGGGCTTCTACGCAGGCGCCGCGGGTGTGCTTGCGCTGTGCATGGCCGGTGTTTTCATGATGCGGCAGCAGCCGGCCGCGCCAACCAATGGATATCACGACGACCAGCCCCGCATTGCCGAAGACGCACCGAAATCCGGCAAGCTCGCGGATACGCCTGACAAGCCGGCCTCGGCACTTGCCGCGTCAGCGCCGGCACCGGCGAGCGCCGTGGACCCACAACTGCTGGCCGAGCAGCGCGCCGAAGAACAGCGCCGTCTCATGGAAGCCGAAGCGAAGCGCAAACGGGAAGAAGAGATGCAGCACGCCCGCCTGCATTCCGCCCTGTTCGCCGAGCAGGCACAGGCAGGCGATTCAAGCGCCACCGGCGCTGACGCGGGGCTCGCCGCTTCGGGTGCGCAAGGCGATGGGAAAGATACTGCCCGCCATGGGCGCGGACCGAACGACACCAATTCGATGTTTGCGCATGCAGTGCAAGACGAGGACGACTCGGCCGAGCGCGCAACGCTCATCACGAACCGGCAATGCAAGATTGAGCCAGGCCGGATCCTCGAGGGTCACCTCGTGCCGCGCATCGTTTCGGACTTGCCCGGTTCCGTCACGATCATGCTCGACCAAGACACCTATGGCGAGGAGGGCCGCATTCCGCTCATGCCATGGGGCACGCGCATCGTGGGCCAACCGAATTCGAACGTGCGCAAGGGACAGGATCGCACCTTCATTGCGACCGCCACGGCCTATCGGCCGGATGGGGTCAAGGTCCGGCTCGATTCTCCGGTAGCCGACCAGCTGGGTTCGGCAGGGCTTGATGGCGACGTCAACAACCACATCGGGCAGATCCTGGGCATGAGCGTCGTGCTGTCGCTGCTCGGTGCCGGCGCGTCGACCGCGGGCGCAGCGGGCTATAACGGCGCGAATTCGCTGTCGACGTATCGCGACAACGTGCAGTCGTCGCTTGCGAATTCGTCGCAGGAGCTGCTCGGCGCGTACGCGAACATCCCGCCGACGCTGACCAACCCGCAGGGCAGCCGCGTGCGCATCCAGGTCGAGCACGAGCTCGATTTCTCGGACTTCTGCAAGCCGGCCGGGGAGGAGGACCAGTAGATGTCGATTCTGCCGGCCTTTCTGAACCGCACCGCCTCGCTGCGTGATCTGTTCGCAGATGACGCGGTGACGGAAATCGCCATTAACGGTCCTGGCGTAGCCTGGGCGGGACGGCAAGGCGCGCGCTTCATGGAGCGCGTCGAGCTGCCGGACCTGACGCTGAAAACCCTGCGCGACATTGCCGAGCAGGTCGCGCACGTCTCGGACCAGTCTATCGATATGGCGAGGCCGCTGCTTGCGGCGTCCATCCCGTCCGAGCTCACCGGGCAGGAGAACCGTGATTTCCGCGTCCAGATCGTGCTGCCGCCCGCGGTGCCGCCCGAAACGATCTCGATCACCATGCGCAAGCCCAGCGTGCTGGACCTTGACATGGAGTATTACGAAAAGAGCGGCGCATTTCGCTACGTCAACGAGCCGCTACCGGACACCGAAGATGTGCGCGAGCAGCTGGCCCGGTTATATCGCGATCGGAACTGGCCTACCTTCCTGCGTGTTGCGATACGCGCGAAGCTCAACATCATCGTGAGCGCGGCGACGAACACGGGCAAGACCGAGTTCATCAAGATGCTCTTGAAACTCATGAACGGCGATGAGCGCATCGTGACGATTGAGGACGCGCGCGAGATCAAGCTCGCGCAGCCCAACGCCGTGCATCTGCTGTATTCGCGCGGCAACCAGGGCGTCTCTAAGGTGACGCCCGTCGACCTGATGGAGGCGTCGCTGCGCATGTCGCCGGATCGCATCATCCCGGGCGAGCTGCGCGGCGCAGAAGCGTATGTCGCACTCGAGATGCTGAATTCGGGGCACGACGGCTTCATGACCACGCTGCACGCGAAAAGCCCGAATCACATGTGGGACCGGCTCGCGCAGATGGTGATGCGCTACGGCTCCACGATGGGCAAGGCGGAAATCATCGAATACGCGCGCGGACTGATCGACGTCGTGGTGCAGATGCACCGCTACGACGATGGCCTGCGCGGCATTAGCAGGATCGACTATGTCGCGCATTGAATGTACCCCGACAGCGGTGATCGTAGCGCTCCTGTTCTGTGGGGTCGTAACCGCGCCCCCGGCCTGGCCGCAACAGTCGTCCGCTTCGGCACCCGCTTCGACGCCCGTCGCTACGTCGGCGGCCTCGGGCTCAGCAGAAACGCCGTTCGCGCGATTGGCGATGACCTGCGCGCCAGGCGTTCATCCCGATTTGCTCGGCCGCGTCGCGACGGTGGAGAGCAGTGGCAACCGGTTCGCGATCGGCGTCGTCGGTGGCCACCTGACCCGTCAGCCGTCGACGCTCGATGAAGCGCTCGCAACCATCCGTGCGCTCAATGAGGGCG
This window encodes:
- the virB11 gene encoding P-type DNA transfer ATPase VirB11, yielding MSILPAFLNRTASLRDLFADDAVTEIAINGPGVAWAGRQGARFMERVELPDLTLKTLRDIAEQVAHVSDQSIDMARPLLAASIPSELTGQENRDFRVQIVLPPAVPPETISITMRKPSVLDLDMEYYEKSGAFRYVNEPLPDTEDVREQLARLYRDRNWPTFLRVAIRAKLNIIVSAATNTGKTEFIKMLLKLMNGDERIVTIEDAREIKLAQPNAVHLLYSRGNQGVSKVTPVDLMEASLRMSPDRIIPGELRGAEAYVALEMLNSGHDGFMTTLHAKSPNHMWDRLAQMVMRYGSTMGKAEIIEYARGLIDVVVQMHRYDDGLRGISRIDYVAH